The Gemmatimonas phototrophica region CGCCTTCGATGGCGTAGCGTACCCGCATGCCATTGACCCAGTCGTCTTTGGGGTCGGCGGCCTGCGCCTTCTGCAGCAGTTCGAGCAACTGTTCGCGTTCGAGCTTGGCGTCTGCCCGTTCGGCCGGCGGCGGGACATCGCCGTTGTTGTTCCAATAGCAGATACGCCCCAGCGGCACTTCGCAGGTGGCATCGGCGCCACCGTTGTAGAAGCGCAGCCCCAGTCGATGGTTGCGCTCAAACGCATCCTGTTGGCCGCGGGCGGCGGAGCCCAGCGCACTCAGGCTGCTGACGGCGCCACGCAAAGGATCGCGCGATGGCGCGACCGCGGTACTGTCAACGGCGTTACCCCCGGTGACCGCCTGCGCGTACGCCGGGGACGTGAAGCCCGCGGCACCCGCCAGAAAGGCGAGAACCAGAGCACGTTTGCGAAAACCCATTACACGCTGATCCACGGAAATCCTTGTGTTGAAAGTGCCGCTGCAACCTACCGCCGCGGGCGCTTCGTGGCATCAGCGTTTTGCTACCCGCTAGAAGCGCAGCTTCACACCCGCCGTCAGCGCCCAGTTGTGCGCCAGATTCCCCTCGGCCCGGAAGCCTATTGCGTCTTCCGAATTGAAGCGGCTGATCCAGTCCTTGGCCTGCACCCGGAGCGCCAACCCTTCGGAGAATCCGATATCCACCCCTACCCCGGCAGAGTACGCAACGTTCGAGGCCCGGGTCTCAAAGACGCTGGCCTTGATGTCGTTGGTCATCCCGCCAATCCCCCCCTGCACGAACGGGGCAATACCAGTTGAACGTCCGACCAGGCCGCCAAGTTCGAGCCCAACGTCGTACATCCACGTTTTGGCCGACCCCACGTTGACACCACCCAGCAACGGCAACCCTATGCGCAGATCGCCGGACGCATAGGCGAGGTTCCCCACCAGCGCGATCCCCTTGGTGAGCGGAATGGCCCCTTGGGCGCCAACCATGGGCGCATTGGTCGTGGCAATACTGGTTCCCACGGGACCGTCGTACCAGTTGCCGGTAATGAGGTAGCCCGCGTACGGGGTGAGGTGGGCACCAACCCCGGTACTCTGCGCTTTGGCAGCCAGGGGGAGCGCCGTAATCAGGGAAGCCACGAGGGCGGTACGAACAAACGAGGACGTCATGAGCACTCCATTGAGGTGACGCCTGGAAGGAGTGCATGACGGGGACCATTTCGACACAATGTCGCAAACCATTCACATGCAGATGTTTCCATCATTAGGATAAAGTCCGATGTCCTGTATTGAGGACACCGGACTGACCTATTGGCACGACGACGTGACTCAGGCGCTTCCTTGTTTCTTGCGCACGCGAATGTTGAGCATTTCCACCACCACGGAAAACGCCATGGCGGCGTAGGTGTAGCCCTTCGGGATGTGCTGTCCCATGCCTTCGGCCACGAGATTGGTACCGATGAGCACGAGAAACGACAGCGCCAGCATCTTGATGGTGGGGTGACGATCCACAAAATCGCTGATCGACGACGCCGAGCCCAGCATGACGAGGAGCGCCACCACATTGGCCAGAATCATGATGGAGACGTCGTCCGCCATTCCAACGGCCGTGATGACGGAGTCCAGCGAAAACACGATATCGAGCACGGCGATCTGCGCCACGGTGGTCCAGAGTGACCGGCCGGCTTTGGCGGCCTGCTCCATTTCTTCGTCGGGACCTTCGAGCTTGTGATGAATCTCCATGGTGGCTTTGCCAATGAGAAACAGGCCGCCAATGAGGAGAATGAGATCACGCCCGGAGATGTCGTGCGAAAGCACCGCGAACAGCGGGCGCGTCAGCTGCATGACCCAGGTGATGGACAGCAGTAACAGGACGCGACTGATGAACGCGCCGGCGAGCCCAAAAGAGCGGGCCTTGGCCTGCTCCTCCGGCTTGAGCTTCCCCGACAAAATGGAAATGAAGATGATGTTGTCGATGCCGAGAACAATCTCGAGCACGGACAAGGTGAGCAGGGAAATCCACGCCTGCGGGTTGTTCAGCCAGTCAAACATCGCGTAAGGTCATCAGGAAGCCGTCCGGAAAGAAGGCGTGCGGGACGTAAGCCGTGCCGGTGGTTAGTTTTTGCCGGATATGACCGGTGAACCGAACACCTCCCCGGCCGGGTTTCCGGCCACGAGCAAGCCAGCCGTCGTGTTGTTGTCTGGCGGTCTGGATTCCACGACCGTGTTGGCGGTGGCCAAGCGGGATGGATACACACCGTTTGCCATGACCTTCCGGTATGGTCAGCGCCATTCGGTGGAAATCGATGCCGCCCGGCGTGTCGCCCAGGCAATGGGAGTGGCCAAGCACGTCGTGGTCGATATCGATTTGCGCCAATGGGGCGGCTCGGCGCTCACCGCCGACGTGGACGTGCCGAAAGACCGCGATGTGGACCACGCGGTGGACGAGATTCCGGTCACCTATGTCCCGGCGCGCAACACGATCTTCATGTCGTTTGCACTGGCGTGGGCGGAAGTGCTGGGGGCGGACGCCATTTTCATTGGGGTGAACGCCCTGGACTATTCGGGCTATCCCGATTGCCGTCCGGAATACGTGGCGGCCTTTGAGACGATGGCGAATCTGGCGACGGCCGCCGGGGTGCAAGGCACCCACCGGCTGCGTATTCACGCCCCACTCCAGCACCTCACGAAGGCGCAGATTGTCGCGCTGGGTCACGACCTGGGAGTGGACTACAGCATTACCACCAGCTGTTATGATCCGGCGCCAGACGGCACCGCCTGCGGGCACTGTGATGCCTGCCAGTTGCGGTTACGCGGCTTTGCCGAAGCCGGTGCGCGTGACCCCATTGCCTACGCGGACTGAGCTTGTGTCCTATACGGTGAAGGAGTGCTTCTACACCTTGCAGGGCGAAGGGGTGAACGCCGGACGCGCCGCGGTGTTCTGCCGCTTTTCCGGTTGCAACCTCTGGACCGGACGCGAGGTGGACCGCGCGTCGGCGGTGTGTACCTTCTGCGATACCGACTTTGTAGGCGTGGGCCCCGATGGTGGCAAATTTGCGACGGCCGAGGCGCTGGCGGCCTTTGTGAAAAGCCGCTGGCCGGCCGACGCGCCGGCCTCCGTGCGACCCTTTGTGGTGTGCACCGGCGGGGAGCCGTTGTTGCAACTCGACGAGGCGGCCATTGCCGCGCTGCACGCCGAGGGATTTGAGGTGGCCGTTGAGACCAATGGGACCCAGCCAGCCCCGGCCGGTTTGGACTGGATTTGTGTCAGCCCCAAGGCCAACGCCCCGGTGGTGCTTGCCGCCGGCGACGAGCTCAAGCTGGTGTATCCGCAGCCTCTGGCCATGCCGGAGC contains the following coding sequences:
- a CDS encoding outer membrane beta-barrel protein is translated as MTSSFVRTALVASLITALPLAAKAQSTGVGAHLTPYAGYLITGNWYDGPVGTSIATTNAPMVGAQGAIPLTKGIALVGNLAYASGDLRIGLPLLGGVNVGSAKTWMYDVGLELGGLVGRSTGIAPFVQGGIGGMTNDIKASVFETRASNVAYSAGVGVDIGFSEGLALRVQAKDWISRFNSEDAIGFRAEGNLAHNWALTAGVKLRF
- a CDS encoding TerC family protein; translated protein: MFDWLNNPQAWISLLTLSVLEIVLGIDNIIFISILSGKLKPEEQAKARSFGLAGAFISRVLLLLSITWVMQLTRPLFAVLSHDISGRDLILLIGGLFLIGKATMEIHHKLEGPDEEMEQAAKAGRSLWTTVAQIAVLDIVFSLDSVITAVGMADDVSIMILANVVALLVMLGSASSISDFVDRHPTIKMLALSFLVLIGTNLVAEGMGQHIPKGYTYAAMAFSVVVEMLNIRVRKKQGSA
- the queC gene encoding 7-cyano-7-deazaguanine synthase QueC, with the protein product MTGEPNTSPAGFPATSKPAVVLLSGGLDSTTVLAVAKRDGYTPFAMTFRYGQRHSVEIDAARRVAQAMGVAKHVVVDIDLRQWGGSALTADVDVPKDRDVDHAVDEIPVTYVPARNTIFMSFALAWAEVLGADAIFIGVNALDYSGYPDCRPEYVAAFETMANLATAAGVQGTHRLRIHAPLQHLTKAQIVALGHDLGVDYSITTSCYDPAPDGTACGHCDACQLRLRGFAEAGARDPIAYAD
- the queE gene encoding 7-carboxy-7-deazaguanine synthase, which codes for MSYTVKECFYTLQGEGVNAGRAAVFCRFSGCNLWTGREVDRASAVCTFCDTDFVGVGPDGGKFATAEALAAFVKSRWPADAPASVRPFVVCTGGEPLLQLDEAAIAALHAEGFEVAVETNGTQPAPAGLDWICVSPKANAPVVLAAGDELKLVYPQPLAMPERFAGLNFAHFLLQPMDGPDQAANTAAALAYCLAHPQWRLSVQTHKTLGIR